The following is a genomic window from Sporocytophaga myxococcoides DSM 11118.
AGTTTGTAAAAATAGGAATTTTCTTCCTTCTTTCCTCTGAGTCTGTAAATTACATGCGTGCTATCTTTTGAAACAACTGCTTCTGAAGCAATTAATGGATTCATAAGCAAAAGCCTGAAATCATCTCTTAAAAGGTTAATTACAACCTTCTTATTCATTTGGTCAATACAGTAGTGTACCTTAAAATAATCAGAAGGACCTAGCTCAAAATCAAAAAGTTTGACTCCTACTTCTGTTGTAAATACAAGTCTGTACTTATCCGGCTCTGTGTTTTTTATAATTAACAAACCGCTAAGGTAATGGCCATAAACATCTACCGCAGTTTTATATACAAAAGCTCCGCTGTCACTTTTAAAAAGCGATACCAGCTCACCTGATTTCAGAGGCCTTCTTTCTTCCCCTGTACTTGCTGTTTTAGAGCCCTTACATGAGAATAGCAGAACAATCAGGACACTACTTAATATGAAACTTCTCATCCGGAATTTCGGCATTTACTTTTTTATTAGTGAAAGCGATATTGGTATAATCTCCTGAGGGCTCAGTCATTGTCAGTTTAGAAACTGTATAATCCTTTTTGTCAAAGTATAAACTGATGGTTTTCAGGAACCCCTTCATATTCTTGTTCAGAGGAGTAAGGTCTACCAGATAGTACTTTTCATTCTGATAATACTTGATTTTATAATCTTTGCTATTCAACACATTTCCCTGCACACTATTGACAATCATATTGTTGATTTCCTGGAACATCTTGTTTGACTGCATGTCATACTTATTTTCCCTGGAGTCGTCTTTGATATAGACTTTGTTTTTATTCATGATGATCAAATATTGAAATGGATCTGTATACTGCCATCTCAGCATGTTATCCTTCTTGAACATGAAACTGCCTTTGGTAATAATTTTCTCTGCAAGTACACTTAGGTTTTTCTCCTGAACAAATTCACTTTGAATGGTCTTGGTCTCTTTAGCTGTTTTAGCAAGATTATTTTTAAATGAAACCGAATCTGTTAGCGGACCAAAACCAGTATGCTGACTAAAAGCTATTGTGGTAAGACCAAAAATAAGCGAAAGAATAAATCCGAATTTCTTAATTAACTGCATATGCATTTTTATTTACAAACTTCTCAATTGATACAAAAGAATATCCATTTTCCTTTGCATAAAGAATAAATGATTCCAAAATTTCAACAGTGCGGTCATTGGTATCGTGAAACAGATAAATAGCTCCTGGTTTCAGTGCTTTTTTCAGTTTATCCAACAAACTGTTTTTATCCATTACAACAGTATCGAAGGAACGAACATTCCAACCAATTACAGAATATCTTGAATCTCTAAGCGCCTTATACAAAGGTGGATTCGTTACTCCATAGGGTGGTCTGAAATACAATGGATAT
Proteins encoded in this region:
- a CDS encoding LolA family protein, with product MQLIKKFGFILSLIFGLTTIAFSQHTGFGPLTDSVSFKNNLAKTAKETKTIQSEFVQEKNLSVLAEKIITKGSFMFKKDNMLRWQYTDPFQYLIIMNKNKVYIKDDSRENKYDMQSNKMFQEINNMIVNSVQGNVLNSKDYKIKYYQNEKYYLVDLTPLNKNMKGFLKTISLYFDKKDYTVSKLTMTEPSGDYTNIAFTNKKVNAEIPDEKFHIK